In a single window of the Pseudoxanthomonas sp. F37 genome:
- a CDS encoding LytTR family DNA-binding domain-containing protein, whose protein sequence is MSERAVLSYERYQPWKRVIEAGFWIVVTGVNCVANSITTLMELRRGDSSIQAWEPAVWETSSAVMWLLVVLPAMAWFTRRYPFQWGDWRRQLVRYAGASLVVCLVHVVGMVGLRMLAYRTQGMTYDFGPWPRELLYEYLKDIRSFASIVLTMEAYRLLLRRWQGEASLLAEPDEGPPLEPVERPERFLIRKLGREFLVAANDIEWLQAAGNYVNLRVRGHDYPLRSTIAGIQSRLDPRRFARIHRSYLVALDHVASIEPLDSGDARVHLRDGTVLPCSRRYRQDLRTRTGAEPG, encoded by the coding sequence ATGAGCGAACGCGCCGTGCTGTCCTACGAACGCTACCAACCCTGGAAACGCGTGATCGAGGCCGGCTTCTGGATCGTGGTGACCGGGGTCAACTGCGTCGCCAACAGCATCACCACGCTGATGGAACTGCGACGCGGCGATTCGTCCATCCAGGCCTGGGAGCCCGCGGTCTGGGAAACCAGCAGCGCGGTGATGTGGCTGCTGGTGGTGTTGCCGGCGATGGCCTGGTTCACCCGGCGCTATCCGTTCCAGTGGGGCGACTGGCGGCGCCAGCTCGTCCGCTATGCCGGGGCCAGCCTCGTCGTCTGCCTCGTGCACGTGGTGGGCATGGTGGGCCTGCGGATGCTGGCCTACCGGACCCAGGGCATGACCTACGACTTCGGGCCATGGCCGCGCGAACTGCTCTACGAATATCTGAAGGACATCCGCAGTTTCGCTTCCATCGTGCTGACGATGGAGGCCTACCGCCTGTTGCTGCGCCGTTGGCAGGGCGAGGCCAGCCTGCTGGCGGAGCCGGACGAAGGCCCTCCACTGGAGCCGGTGGAGCGGCCCGAACGCTTCCTGATCCGCAAACTGGGGCGCGAATTCCTGGTCGCGGCCAACGACATCGAATGGCTGCAGGCGGCAGGCAACTACGTCAACCTGCGGGTACGCGGCCATGACTATCCCTTGCGCAGCACCATCGCAGGCATCCAGTCGCGGCTGGACCCGCGCCGTTTCGCCCGCATCCATCGCAGCTACCTGGTGGCGCTCGACCACGTGGCCTCCATCGAGCCGCTGGATTCCGGCGACGCGCGCGTGCACCTGCGCGACGGCACCGTGCTGCCCTGCAGCCGGCGCTACCGCCAGGACCTGAGGACGCGCACCGGCGCCGAGCCGGGCTAG
- the recJ gene encoding single-stranded-DNA-specific exonuclease RecJ has translation MTPAARIRRREAGAAGTWPAHVPVLLQRVYEARGACSIEQAQPRLAQLLPPDLLGGMDAATGLLADAIAAHRHIVIVGDFDCDGATACAVGVRGLRLLGARRVTPAVPNRMVHGYGLSPSLVEELDALAPELLVTVDHGIACHAGIAAAKARGWQVLVTDHHLPGDGLPPADAIVNPNLRGDPFPSKVLAGVGVMFYVLLALRRALRERGAFDGPEPDLSSLLDLVAVGTVADLVPLDANNRALVGAGLRRLRTGQGCAGLQALVRVAGRDPARLTAADIGFAVAPRLNAAGRLEDMALGIACLLTDDATQADEMARVLDGINAERRGVQQQMVDQAQAALCRIDAGAELPLAPCLFDAEWHPGVVGLVASKIKERLHRPVIAFAPAEPGSTLLRGSARSIPGFHIRDALAAIDAARPGLIQRFGGHAMAAGLSLDESALADFRAAFHQQASKLLDEALLQEVLLSDGELRGGELDRAHAEALRSAGPWGQGFPEPVFDGCFDVLDWRVIGEKHLKFSLRLPGYAPLLNAIHFNGWQDQPPPVRIHAAYQLETDDWQNRRGIQLLIRHWQAVE, from the coding sequence ATGACACCGGCGGCCCGGATCCGCCGACGCGAGGCGGGCGCCGCGGGGACATGGCCGGCCCATGTGCCCGTGCTGCTGCAACGCGTCTACGAGGCCCGCGGCGCCTGTTCGATCGAGCAGGCCCAGCCCCGACTGGCGCAGCTGCTGCCGCCGGACCTGCTGGGCGGCATGGACGCTGCGACCGGCCTGCTGGCCGATGCCATCGCCGCCCACCGCCATATCGTGATCGTCGGCGATTTCGACTGCGACGGCGCCACCGCGTGCGCCGTCGGCGTGCGTGGGCTGCGCCTGTTGGGCGCCAGACGTGTCACCCCGGCGGTGCCCAACCGGATGGTGCACGGCTACGGACTGTCGCCTTCGCTGGTGGAGGAACTGGACGCACTGGCACCCGAGTTGCTGGTCACCGTGGATCATGGGATCGCCTGTCATGCGGGCATCGCGGCGGCCAAGGCGCGCGGCTGGCAGGTCCTCGTCACGGATCACCATCTTCCCGGCGACGGGCTGCCGCCCGCCGATGCCATCGTCAATCCCAACCTGCGCGGCGACCCGTTCCCCAGCAAGGTGCTGGCGGGCGTGGGGGTGATGTTCTACGTGCTGCTCGCGCTGCGGCGCGCGCTGCGGGAGCGTGGTGCTTTCGATGGCCCCGAACCCGACCTTTCGTCCTTGCTGGATCTGGTCGCCGTGGGCACGGTGGCCGACCTCGTCCCGCTGGACGCCAACAACCGCGCCCTCGTCGGCGCAGGCCTGCGCCGCCTGCGCACCGGCCAGGGCTGCGCGGGCCTGCAGGCGCTGGTACGCGTGGCGGGGCGCGATCCGGCGCGGCTGACGGCCGCGGACATCGGCTTCGCCGTCGCCCCGCGCCTGAATGCCGCGGGCCGGCTGGAGGACATGGCGCTGGGAATCGCGTGCCTGCTGACCGACGACGCCACCCAGGCGGACGAGATGGCGCGCGTGCTCGACGGCATCAACGCCGAACGCCGCGGGGTGCAGCAGCAGATGGTGGACCAGGCCCAGGCCGCGCTGTGCCGCATCGATGCCGGCGCCGAGCTGCCGCTGGCACCGTGCCTGTTCGACGCCGAATGGCATCCCGGCGTGGTCGGGCTGGTGGCCTCCAAGATCAAGGAGCGCCTGCATCGTCCCGTGATCGCATTCGCGCCCGCCGAGCCGGGCAGCACGCTGTTGCGCGGCTCGGCGCGCTCCATTCCCGGCTTCCACATCCGCGACGCGCTGGCCGCCATCGATGCCGCGCGTCCGGGGTTGATCCAGCGCTTCGGGGGCCACGCGATGGCGGCGGGCCTGTCGCTGGACGAAAGCGCCCTGGCGGACTTCCGTGCCGCCTTCCACCAGCAGGCATCGAAGCTGCTGGACGAGGCGTTGTTGCAGGAAGTGCTGCTGAGCGATGGCGAACTCCGCGGCGGCGAACTGGATCGCGCCCATGCCGAAGCATTGCGCAGCGCCGGACCCTGGGGGCAGGGGTTCCCCGAGCCGGTGTTCGACGGGTGCTTCGATGTGCTGGACTGGCGCGTGATCGGCGAGAAGCATCTGAAATTCTCGCTGCGCCTGCCCGGCTATGCCCCGCTGCTGAACGCGATCCACTTCAATGGCTGGCAGGACCAGCCGCCACCGGTCCGCATCCATGCGGCCTATCAGCTGGAAACCGATGACTGGCAGAACCGCCGTGGCATCCAGTTGTTGATCCGTCACTGGCAGGCGGTGGAGTGA
- a CDS encoding phosphoglycerate mutase yields MAQATLLLPARTRLVGQALPDDVARALGRSDRGEADAGERAQLRRQFQLVPDHWPIAALTRQRDAGDAAGARWLRADPVRVSPDMTGARMLAHGESLGLAAEDAAHLLPALKPLFGDAGMLLDAPQPARWYLRLPLDAQLPEFAPVDDVLGDDLFAHLPHGDAGRRWRALLSEAQVLLHNHPWNAQRVSQGKPPVNSLWFWGAGALPDFVRTGFRQVKGNDVLLQALAQAAGVDASHAGGEGGVDALIDLRHLRNLDLLGRDALHPLLDALKKGELDALTLDFEDGALFTLRREQRWRFWRRPLPRLDAGRPDHVPA; encoded by the coding sequence ATGGCCCAGGCCACGCTGCTGCTGCCCGCGCGCACCCGCCTGGTCGGGCAGGCGCTCCCCGACGACGTGGCGAGGGCGCTCGGCCGCAGCGACCGCGGCGAAGCCGATGCCGGCGAACGCGCGCAGCTGCGGCGGCAGTTCCAGCTGGTGCCCGACCACTGGCCCATCGCGGCCCTGACCCGCCAGCGTGATGCGGGCGATGCGGCCGGTGCCCGCTGGCTGCGCGCCGACCCTGTGCGGGTGTCGCCGGACATGACCGGTGCGCGCATGCTTGCCCACGGCGAATCGCTTGGCCTGGCGGCCGAGGACGCCGCGCACCTGCTGCCCGCGCTCAAGCCCTTGTTCGGCGACGCCGGCATGCTGCTGGACGCGCCGCAGCCGGCGCGCTGGTACCTGCGCCTGCCGCTGGATGCGCAGCTTCCCGAGTTCGCGCCGGTGGACGACGTGCTGGGCGACGATCTGTTCGCGCACCTGCCGCATGGCGATGCCGGCCGCCGCTGGCGGGCCCTGCTCAGCGAGGCCCAGGTGTTGCTGCACAACCATCCCTGGAATGCGCAGCGGGTGTCGCAGGGCAAACCCCCGGTCAATTCGCTGTGGTTCTGGGGCGCGGGCGCGCTACCGGATTTCGTCCGCACCGGCTTCCGCCAGGTGAAGGGCAACGATGTCCTGCTGCAGGCGCTGGCACAGGCGGCAGGCGTGGACGCCAGCCATGCCGGCGGCGAGGGCGGCGTGGACGCGCTGATCGATCTGCGCCATCTGCGCAACCTCGACCTGCTGGGCCGCGACGCCCTGCATCCGCTGTTGGACGCCCTGAAGAAGGGCGAACTGGATGCGCTCACGCTCGACTTCGAGGACGGCGCCCTGTTCACGCTGCGCCGCGAGCAGCGCTGGCGCTTCTGGCGCAGGCCCTTGCCGCGCCTGGACGCCGGCCGGCCCGATCACGTGCCGGCATGA
- a CDS encoding GGDEF domain-containing protein has protein sequence MPPPFAARMSPCLLGLALLLGLASPWALGTVPAGTERASQVARCLKLRRDAPPVAAALAESLLREADLTVEDELKALSCLGIAAGLSGDRKRALEAGARMERLVLAHPELPAAFRARAHSQAGSVFHGAGQIHRAEAAYLRVQDLATRLPADEAALFQATTLSNIGLIHADYLDSPDVADGFHRKAVAIAASVGLEDPAILHNHALNLVRLGRTAEALDVIDQGEAMATRKQALAVVERLRAERAGVWITQGRLGPAQQVLTSVIRAQEASADMPGLAGSLAKLSNLQRLAGEPAAALATARRAWSKVDGTPQPQKQREVLRAWMAAHAALGQADGVLAVGTRLHVLEMEALKEQRLALLAELQARSENAAAQRELQTMRHRAQIQALNEDKARLLRRAGGAAMILLVMAGVGFGLLQRRKNRQLRAVSATDPLTGLRNRRAAGTALQAMSAQRAAPGTRHVLFLIDIDHFKRVNDGFGHHAGDDVLVDIAAALRTLCRPGDVIARWGGEEFLMACPDLNAAQACTVAARLHERLGGTREPAPGRAWDLTVSLGFAPFPFFEEGSESWEYAIRLADRALYAAKDRRNAWAGLWGRTLPEGASAAGVLEEPESAVRGGNIDLMASYAIERLPKAAMQAA, from the coding sequence ATGCCGCCCCCCTTCGCTGCCCGGATGTCGCCCTGCCTGCTGGGCCTGGCCCTGCTGCTGGGCCTGGCCTCCCCCTGGGCGCTGGGCACGGTTCCGGCGGGCACCGAGCGGGCCAGCCAGGTGGCGCGCTGCCTGAAGCTGCGCCGCGATGCGCCCCCCGTGGCGGCCGCGCTGGCCGAGTCGCTGTTGCGGGAGGCCGACCTGACCGTCGAGGACGAGCTGAAGGCGCTCAGTTGCCTGGGCATCGCCGCCGGCCTGTCCGGCGACCGCAAGCGTGCGCTGGAGGCCGGCGCCCGGATGGAACGCCTTGTCCTGGCGCACCCCGAACTGCCGGCCGCATTCCGTGCCCGTGCCCATTCGCAGGCGGGATCGGTCTTCCACGGCGCCGGCCAGATCCATCGCGCCGAAGCGGCCTACCTGCGCGTGCAGGACCTGGCCACGCGGTTGCCCGCCGATGAGGCCGCCCTGTTCCAGGCCACCACACTCAGCAACATCGGATTGATCCACGCCGACTACCTGGACTCGCCCGACGTGGCCGATGGCTTCCACCGCAAAGCGGTGGCCATCGCGGCGTCCGTCGGGCTGGAAGATCCGGCGATCCTGCACAACCATGCGCTCAATCTGGTCCGGCTGGGCCGGACGGCCGAGGCCCTGGACGTCATCGACCAGGGCGAGGCCATGGCCACCCGCAAGCAGGCGCTGGCCGTGGTGGAGCGCCTGCGCGCGGAGCGCGCGGGGGTGTGGATCACGCAGGGGCGCCTGGGGCCGGCGCAGCAGGTGCTCACGTCCGTCATCCGGGCGCAGGAGGCGAGCGCGGACATGCCGGGCCTGGCCGGTTCGCTGGCCAAGCTGTCGAACCTGCAGCGCCTGGCGGGCGAACCCGCGGCCGCCCTGGCGACCGCGCGTCGGGCCTGGTCGAAAGTGGACGGTACGCCGCAGCCGCAGAAGCAACGCGAGGTGCTGCGCGCCTGGATGGCCGCGCATGCGGCGCTTGGACAGGCCGACGGGGTGCTGGCGGTCGGCACGCGACTGCATGTGCTGGAAATGGAAGCGCTCAAGGAGCAACGGCTCGCATTGCTGGCCGAGCTGCAGGCACGCAGCGAGAACGCGGCCGCGCAGCGCGAGTTGCAGACCATGCGGCACCGGGCGCAGATCCAGGCCCTCAACGAGGACAAGGCCCGCCTGCTGCGCAGGGCCGGGGGCGCGGCGATGATCCTGCTGGTGATGGCCGGCGTGGGATTCGGCCTGCTGCAGCGGCGCAAGAACCGGCAGCTGCGCGCCGTCAGCGCCACCGATCCCCTCACCGGCCTGCGCAACCGCCGTGCGGCCGGTACCGCGCTGCAGGCGATGTCGGCGCAACGCGCGGCACCGGGCACCCGCCATGTGCTGTTCCTGATCGACATCGACCATTTCAAGCGGGTCAACGACGGATTCGGCCACCACGCCGGCGACGACGTGCTGGTGGATATCGCCGCTGCGCTGCGCACCCTGTGCCGGCCTGGCGACGTGATCGCACGCTGGGGCGGTGAGGAATTCCTGATGGCATGCCCCGATCTGAACGCGGCGCAGGCATGCACGGTCGCCGCGCGCCTGCACGAGCGGCTGGGCGGCACCCGCGAACCGGCGCCCGGCCGGGCCTGGGACCTCACCGTTTCGCTGGGCTTCGCGCCGTTCCCGTTCTTCGAGGAAGGCAGTGAAAGCTGGGAGTACGCCATCCGCCTGGCCGACCGTGCGCTGTACGCCGCCAAGGACCGTCGCAACGCGTGGGCCGGCCTGTGGGGCCGCACCCTGCCCGAAGGCGCCAGCGCGGCCGGGGTTCTGGAGGAACCGGAGAGCGCGGTGCGTGGCGGCAACATCGACCTGATGGCGAGTTACGCCATCGAACGCCTGCCGAAAGCCGCAATGCAGGCGGCCTGA
- a CDS encoding acyltransferase family protein yields MQRRHDLDWVRVCAFGLLVLYHVGMYYVTWDWHVKSPAASDALEPFMLLSSPWRLALLFLVSGAATAFLLERARRSPDAAGRRPGFFASRSWRLLVPLIFGMLVIVPPQSYYEVVEQLPGGYHDGYLAFYGRYLTGYDGFCDADGCLDVPTWNHLWFVAYLWCYTGVLWILARGMPAVLAAVGAALERPLAGLGILVWPALLLGLARVLLVGRFEQTHALVDDWYNHAQYFSVFLLGFLIARKEGIWQAMARVRWAALALWLGTWAGLLAYFIRFDAAQPPEALRMAMRLVWGLDQWCAIVAVLGFARRWNPGDSRVLRYLVPAVFPVYILHQTVTVVVAHHLKPLSIPPVAEGLLLVAITFAACFAGYEVIRRVGLLRPLFGLKRQAATHPPAHAQPTATAG; encoded by the coding sequence ATGCAACGCCGCCATGATCTGGACTGGGTCCGCGTCTGCGCCTTCGGGCTGCTGGTGCTGTACCACGTGGGCATGTACTACGTGACCTGGGACTGGCACGTGAAGAGCCCGGCGGCGAGCGATGCGCTGGAGCCCTTCATGCTGCTCAGTTCGCCCTGGCGGCTGGCCCTGCTGTTCCTGGTATCGGGGGCCGCCACCGCGTTCCTGCTGGAACGGGCACGACGCAGCCCCGATGCGGCCGGCCGCCGGCCGGGGTTCTTCGCCAGCCGCTCCTGGCGCCTGCTGGTGCCGCTCATCTTCGGCATGCTGGTGATCGTGCCGCCGCAGTCCTACTACGAGGTGGTCGAGCAGCTCCCGGGCGGCTACCACGACGGCTATCTGGCCTTCTACGGCCGCTACCTGACCGGCTACGACGGCTTCTGCGATGCCGACGGTTGCCTCGACGTGCCGACATGGAACCACCTGTGGTTCGTGGCCTACCTGTGGTGCTACACCGGGGTGCTGTGGATCCTGGCGCGGGGCATGCCGGCCGTGCTGGCCGCCGTGGGCGCCGCGCTGGAGCGGCCGTTGGCCGGCCTCGGCATCCTGGTCTGGCCGGCGCTGCTGCTGGGCCTGGCCCGTGTCCTGCTGGTCGGCCGCTTCGAACAGACCCACGCCCTGGTGGACGACTGGTACAACCATGCCCAGTACTTCAGCGTGTTCCTGCTGGGTTTCCTGATCGCGCGGAAGGAGGGCATCTGGCAGGCCATGGCGCGCGTGCGCTGGGCTGCGCTGGCGCTCTGGCTCGGCACCTGGGCGGGTCTGCTCGCCTACTTCATCCGCTTCGACGCTGCGCAGCCCCCGGAAGCGCTGAGGATGGCCATGCGGCTGGTGTGGGGCCTGGACCAGTGGTGCGCCATCGTCGCGGTGCTGGGCTTCGCGCGGCGCTGGAACCCCGGGGACAGCCGCGTGCTGCGTTATCTGGTACCCGCGGTGTTTCCGGTCTACATCCTCCACCAGACGGTCACCGTGGTGGTCGCCCACCACCTCAAGCCCCTCTCGATCCCTCCGGTGGCGGAGGGCCTGCTGCTGGTCGCGATCACCTTCGCGGCATGTTTCGCCGGCTATGAAGTGATCCGTCGCGTCGGCCTGCTGCGCCCGCTGTTCGGTCTGAAGCGGCAGGCCGCCACGCATCCGCCGGCGCACGCCCAGCCGACCGCCACCGCCGGCTGA
- the carB gene encoding carbamoyl-phosphate synthase large subunit, giving the protein MPKRNDLKTILIIGAGPIVIGQACEFDYSGAQACKALREEGYRVVLVNSNPATIMTDPEMADAVYIEPINWQTVEKIIAKEKPDALLPTMGGQTALNCALDLADNGVLDKYGVELIGAKREAIRMAEDRELFRVAMQEIGLECPKAAVAHTLEEALEIQTRVGYPTIIRPSFTLGGSGGGIAYNREELVDIVTRGLELSPTTEVLVEESVLGWKEFEMEVVRDTADNCIIVCSIENLDPMGVHTGDSITVAPAQTLTDKEYQRLRDASIAVLRKIGVDTGGSNVQFGINAQTGRVVVIEMNPRVSRSSALASKATGFPIAKVAAKLAVGYTLDELKNEITGGLTPASFEPAIDYVVTKIPRFAFEKFPQADARLTTQMKSVGEVMAMGRTFQESLQKALRGLETGKVGLDPTGLDLASEDDLTTLRRELKAPGPERLFYVADAFRAGMTVEQVHALSFIDPWFLDQMEEIVAAEQQLATDGLGSLDKARMRRLKRMGFSDARLAQLAGTDEAAVRVLRKALGVKPVYKRVDSCAAEFATSTAYLYSTYEDECEAQPTGRDKIMILGGGPNRIGQGIEFDYCCVHAALALREDGFETIMVNCNPETVSTDYDTSDRLYFEPLTLEDVLEIVELEQPRGVIVQYGGQTPLKLARALEANGVPVIGTSPDSIDLAEDRERFQQLVDSLGLKQPPNRIARNDQEALLLAREIGYPLVVRPSYVLGGRAMEIVYGESDLARYVRDAVKVSNDSPVLLDRFLDNAVEVDVDIIADAEGNVLIGGVMEHIEEAGVHSGDSSCSLPPYSLSAKTQDELRRQVVELAKALKVVGLMNTQFAIQASEDGSDDIVYLLEVNPRASRTVPFVSKATGMPLAKIAARCMAGKTLAGQGATKEIVPDYYSVKEAIFPFAKFQGVDPILGPEMRSTGEVMGVGRSFGAAMARAQEAGGIKAPPVGKVFISVRDPDKKRVLPVAQDLVGRGYTIVATAGTAAWLRERGIACEQVNKVLEGRPHVVDLIKNGEIVYIVNTTEGRQAIADSFSIRREALQHRVTYSTTVAGAKALVHSLEYRGTGPVLALQELHKELQG; this is encoded by the coding sequence ATGCCCAAGCGCAACGACCTAAAAACCATCCTGATCATCGGTGCAGGCCCGATCGTCATCGGCCAGGCCTGCGAGTTCGATTATTCCGGCGCCCAGGCGTGCAAGGCGTTGCGCGAGGAGGGGTATCGGGTGGTGCTGGTCAACAGCAACCCCGCGACCATCATGACCGACCCGGAGATGGCGGACGCGGTCTACATCGAGCCGATCAACTGGCAGACGGTCGAGAAGATCATCGCCAAGGAAAAGCCCGATGCGCTGCTGCCCACCATGGGCGGGCAGACGGCATTGAACTGCGCGCTGGACCTGGCCGACAACGGGGTGCTGGACAAGTACGGCGTCGAACTGATCGGCGCCAAGCGCGAGGCCATCCGCATGGCCGAGGACCGCGAACTGTTCCGCGTGGCCATGCAGGAGATCGGGCTGGAATGCCCGAAGGCCGCGGTGGCCCACACGCTGGAGGAGGCGCTGGAGATCCAGACCCGCGTGGGTTATCCCACCATCATCCGTCCCAGCTTCACGCTGGGCGGCAGTGGCGGCGGCATCGCCTACAACCGCGAGGAACTGGTCGACATCGTCACCCGCGGCCTGGAGCTGTCGCCGACCACCGAAGTACTGGTGGAAGAGTCGGTGCTGGGCTGGAAGGAGTTCGAGATGGAAGTGGTCCGCGACACCGCGGACAACTGCATCATCGTCTGCTCCATCGAGAACCTCGACCCGATGGGCGTGCACACCGGCGACAGCATCACCGTCGCCCCGGCGCAGACGCTGACCGACAAGGAATACCAGCGCCTGCGCGATGCCTCCATCGCGGTACTGCGCAAGATCGGCGTGGATACCGGCGGTTCGAACGTGCAGTTCGGCATCAATGCGCAGACCGGCCGCGTGGTCGTCATCGAGATGAATCCGCGCGTGTCGCGTTCGTCCGCGCTGGCGTCCAAGGCGACCGGCTTCCCGATCGCCAAGGTCGCGGCCAAGCTGGCGGTGGGCTACACGCTGGATGAGCTGAAGAACGAGATCACCGGAGGGCTGACACCGGCCTCGTTCGAGCCGGCCATCGACTATGTGGTCACCAAGATCCCGCGCTTCGCCTTCGAGAAGTTCCCGCAGGCCGATGCCCGCCTGACCACCCAGATGAAGTCGGTGGGCGAGGTGATGGCGATGGGCCGCACCTTCCAGGAGTCGCTGCAGAAGGCCCTGCGCGGCCTGGAGACCGGCAAGGTCGGCCTGGACCCGACCGGCCTGGATCTGGCGAGCGAGGACGACCTGACCACGCTGCGTCGCGAACTGAAGGCACCGGGTCCGGAGCGCCTGTTCTACGTGGCCGATGCGTTCCGCGCCGGCATGACGGTGGAGCAGGTGCACGCGCTGTCGTTCATCGACCCCTGGTTCCTGGACCAGATGGAAGAGATCGTCGCCGCCGAGCAGCAGCTCGCCACCGATGGCCTGGGTTCGCTCGACAAGGCGCGCATGCGCCGCCTGAAGCGGATGGGCTTCTCCGATGCGCGCCTGGCCCAGCTGGCCGGCACCGACGAGGCCGCCGTGCGCGTGCTGCGCAAGGCGCTGGGCGTGAAGCCGGTGTACAAGCGCGTGGACTCCTGCGCGGCCGAATTCGCCACCAGCACCGCCTACCTCTACTCGACCTACGAGGACGAGTGCGAGGCGCAGCCGACCGGCCGCGACAAGATCATGATCCTCGGCGGCGGTCCCAACCGCATCGGCCAGGGCATCGAGTTCGACTACTGCTGCGTGCACGCGGCGCTGGCGCTGCGCGAGGACGGGTTCGAGACCATCATGGTCAACTGCAACCCGGAAACCGTCTCGACCGACTACGACACCTCCGACCGCCTGTACTTCGAGCCGCTGACGCTGGAAGACGTCCTGGAAATCGTCGAGCTGGAACAGCCCAGGGGCGTCATCGTGCAGTATGGCGGACAAACCCCGCTGAAGCTGGCGCGGGCGCTGGAAGCCAACGGCGTGCCGGTGATCGGCACCAGCCCCGACTCCATCGACCTGGCCGAGGACCGCGAGCGCTTCCAGCAGCTGGTCGATTCGTTGGGCCTGAAGCAGCCGCCGAACCGCATTGCGCGCAACGACCAGGAAGCGCTGCTGCTGGCGCGCGAGATCGGCTATCCGCTGGTCGTGCGCCCGTCCTACGTGCTGGGCGGCCGCGCGATGGAGATCGTCTACGGCGAATCCGACCTGGCGCGCTACGTGCGCGACGCCGTCAAGGTGTCCAACGACTCGCCGGTGCTGCTGGACCGCTTCCTGGACAACGCGGTGGAAGTGGATGTGGACATCATCGCCGACGCCGAAGGCAACGTCCTGATCGGCGGCGTGATGGAGCACATCGAGGAAGCCGGCGTGCATTCGGGCGACTCCTCGTGCTCGCTGCCGCCGTATTCGCTGTCGGCCAAGACCCAGGACGAGCTGCGTCGCCAGGTGGTCGAGCTGGCCAAGGCGCTGAAGGTCGTCGGCCTGATGAACACCCAGTTCGCCATCCAGGCCAGCGAAGACGGCAGCGACGACATCGTCTACCTGCTGGAAGTGAACCCGCGCGCCTCGCGCACGGTGCCGTTCGTGTCCAAGGCCACCGGCATGCCGCTGGCGAAGATCGCGGCGCGTTGCATGGCCGGCAAGACGCTGGCCGGGCAGGGCGCCACGAAGGAGATCGTGCCGGACTACTACTCGGTCAAGGAAGCGATCTTCCCGTTCGCCAAGTTCCAGGGCGTGGATCCGATCCTCGGGCCGGAGATGCGCTCCACCGGCGAGGTGATGGGCGTGGGCCGCAGCTTCGGCGCGGCGATGGCGCGCGCGCAGGAAGCCGGCGGCATCAAGGCGCCGCCGGTGGGGAAGGTGTTCATCTCGGTGCGCGATCCGGACAAGAAGCGCGTGCTGCCGGTGGCGCAGGACCTGGTCGGGCGCGGCTACACGATCGTGGCCACCGCCGGCACCGCGGCATGGCTGCGCGAGCGCGGCATCGCCTGCGAGCAGGTCAACAAGGTGCTGGAAGGCCGCCCGCACGTGGTGGACCTGATCAAGAACGGCGAAATCGTGTATATCGTCAACACCACGGAAGGGCGCCAGGCCATCGCCGACTCCTTCTCGATCCGGCGCGAGGCCCTGCAGCATCGCGTCACCTATTCAACCACCGTTGCCGGCGCCAAGGCGCTGGTGCATTCGCTGGAATACCGCGGCACGGGCCCGGTGCTGGCGTTGCAGGAACTGCACAAGGAGCTTCAAGGGTGA
- the greA gene encoding transcription elongation factor GreA produces the protein MTMHGAQRLRQELDLLKTVKRPEVITAIAEARAHGDLKENAEYHAAREQQGFIEGRIKQLESELSHSEIIDVSKLNAGSRIVFGAKVVLADVDTDEEKRYQIVGDLEADIKLGLIAISSPLARALIGKHEGDSVTIDAPAGQREYEIVSVSYAD, from the coding sequence TTGACCATGCACGGCGCGCAGCGCCTGCGCCAGGAACTGGACCTTCTGAAGACGGTCAAGCGCCCGGAGGTGATCACCGCCATCGCCGAGGCGCGCGCGCACGGCGACCTCAAGGAGAACGCCGAGTACCACGCCGCGCGCGAACAGCAGGGCTTCATCGAAGGCCGCATCAAGCAGCTGGAGAGCGAGCTCTCGCATTCGGAGATCATCGATGTCAGCAAACTCAACGCCGGCTCGCGCATCGTGTTCGGCGCCAAGGTGGTGCTGGCCGACGTGGATACGGACGAAGAGAAGCGCTACCAGATCGTCGGCGACCTGGAGGCAGACATCAAGCTGGGCCTGATCGCGATCTCCTCGCCGCTGGCCCGCGCCCTGATCGGCAAGCACGAAGGCGATTCGGTCACCATCGATGCGCCGGCCGGCCAGCGCGAGTACGAAATCGTCAGCGTTTCCTACGCCGACTGA